In Rutidosis leptorrhynchoides isolate AG116_Rl617_1_P2 chromosome 2, CSIRO_AGI_Rlap_v1, whole genome shotgun sequence, one genomic interval encodes:
- the LOC139892678 gene encoding cytochrome c-type biogenesis CcmH-like mitochondrial protein gives MENEEDPVKKQQIVDARARNISHNVRCLECGSQSIEESQADIAVLLRKLIRDEIRSGKSDNDIYKKLGEEYGETILYAPKFDWQTAGLWLSPFLIAASAGGIWAYGRHRQRTNVHLLALNLTRGVPLTRKEKETMIEILTPPPSQGILPSSSPWWRRWFQRE, from the exons ATGGAAAACGAAGAGGATCCGGTGAAGAAGCAACAGATTGTGGACGCTCGAGCAAGAAACATTAGTCACAACGTTCGTTGTTTAGAATGTGGTAGTCAGTCAATTGAAGAATCTCAAGCTGATATTGCCGTTCTCCTTAGAAAG CTCATTCGTGATGAAATACGATCCGGGAAAAGTGACAATGATATCTATAAGAAGCTTGGAGAAGAATACGGGGAGACAATACTTTACGCTCCAAAGTTCGATTGGCAGACTGCAGGCTTGTGGCTGTCACCA TTTCTGATTGCTGCGAGTGCTGGAGGAATATGGGCGTATGGCAGACACAGGCAAAGGACGAATGTCCATTTACTGGCGTTGAACCTTACTCGAGGTGTCCCATTAACTCGTAAAGAAAAGGAAACCATGATCGAGATCCTTACACCTCCACCGTCTCAAGGAATTCTTCCTTCTTCATCTCCATGGTGGAGACGGTGGTTTCAAAGAGAATAA
- the LOC139892679 gene encoding probable CoA ligase CCL8 — MEVVKAIASHGSASDRNIAIKADDKRYGYNHLVSSARSISLLLSGHDQKIVDVTVESKSLNGARIGIVAKPCAEFVAGVLGVWLSGGVAVPLALSYPEAELLHVMTDSDVSMILSTEDHSEVMQKIADKTEAQFSLIPDVPSSDVTDGLNLKEIQFSIKVKDDDPALILYTSGTTGKPKGVVHTHSSILAQVKTLSTAWEYTPSDRFLHCLPLHHVHGLFNALFAPLYAGSMVEFMPKFSVRGIWQRWRESYPEDGTKLDDAITVFTGVPTMYTRLIQGYEAMDPDLQATSAAAGSQLRLMMCGSSALPLPVMQQWEAITGHRLLERYGMTEFVMAISNPLKGMRKGGTVGKPFPGVQVKILADDDGNEGVGELCIKSPSLFKEYWKRPEVTKESFIEGGFFKTGDAVKVDEDGYYVILGRTNADIMKVGGYKLSALEIEAILLEHPAISECCVLGLPDKTYGEAVTAIIVPDMEIKKVREKDLKPAITLDELSSWAKQKLAPYKLPTRLFLWDSLPRNAMGKVNKKELKMKLAAEEAMI, encoded by the exons ATGGAGGTTGTCAAAGCGATTGCAAGTCATGGGTCTGCATCTGACAGAAATATTGCTATCAAAGCAGATGATAAACGCTACGGCTACAATCATTTAGTTTCTTCTGCTAGGAGTATATCTCTCCTGTTATCCGGTCATGACCAAAAAATA GTTGATGTGACCGTGGAGTCGAAAAGTCTAAATGGTGCTAGAATTGGTATTGTGGCTAAACCTTGTGCGGAGTTTGTAGCCGGAGTACTGGGAGTATGGTTGAGTGGTGGTGTTGCAGTACCACTTGCACTTAGCTACCCTGAAGCTGAACTCTTACATGTTATGACTGACTCG GATGTATCAATGATTCTAAGCACTGAGGATCACAGTGAGGTTATGCAAAAAATTGCAGATAAAACTGAAGCTCAATTTTCTCTAATACCTGATGTTCCTAGTAGTGATGTCACTGATGGTTTAAATTTGAAAGAAATTCAGTTCTCAATCAAAGTAAaag ATGATGACCCCGCATTGATTTTATATACTAGCGGTACAACTGGTAAACCGAAAGGAGTTGTTCATACTCATAGTAGCATTTTAGCACAG GTGAAAACATTATCAACAGCTTGGGAGTACACACCAAGTGACCGTTTTCTGCATTGCCTGCCATTACAC CATGTTCATGGGCTCTTTAATGCATTGTTTGCTCCTCTTTATGCTGGTTCCATG GTCGAATTTATGCCAAAGTTTAGTGTGAGGGGTATCTGGCAAAGATGGCGTGAGTCGTATCCGGAAGATGGAACAAAGCTTGATGATGCAATAACTGTATTTACAGGG GTTCCAACCATGTATACGAGGCTGATCCAAGGCTATGAGGCTATGGATCCAGACTTACAAGCAACTTCCGCTGCAGCTGGAAGCCAATTGCGTCTAATG ATGTGTGGGTCCTCAGCTCTACCCCTGCCAGTAATGCAACAGTGGGAGGCCATTACAGGACATCGACTATTGGAAAGATATGGAATGACAGAA TTTGTCATGGCAATTTCGAATCCGTTAAAAGGAATGCGAAAAGGAGGTACTGTAGGAAAGCCCTTTCCAGGCGTGCAG GTAAAGATTCTTGCGGACGATGATGGTAACGAGGGGGTTGGTGAGCTTTGTATCAAAAGCCCTTCATTGTTTAAAGAATACTGGAAACGTCCTGAG GTAACCAAGGAGTCATTTATTGAGGGTGGCTTTTTTAAAACCGGTGATGCTGTTAAAGTGGATGAAGATGGATATTATGTTATATTGGGAC GTACTAATGCTGATATAATGAAGGTGGGTGGATACAAGTTATCAGCGTTAGAAATCGAGGCGATTCTTTTGGAA CATCCAGCCATATCAGAATGTTGTGTATTAGGGCTACCAGATAAAACTTACGGAGAAGCAGTGACGGCAATAATTGTGCCCGATATGGAGATAAAAAAGGTTCGCGAAAAAGATTTGAAGCCTGCTATAACACTGGATGAACTCTCCTCATGGGCTAAACAGAAACTCGCACCATACAAG CTACCAACCCGACTATTCTTATGGGACTCGCTGCCTCGTAATGCAATGGGAAAG GTGAACAAAAAGGAGTTGAAGATGAAGTTGGCTGCTGAAGAGGCAATGATTTAG